In Natranaerovirga hydrolytica, a single window of DNA contains:
- a CDS encoding nitrogenase component 1 — protein sequence MSKTSALAKVSTLNEVKKNEDITSLSHAIFPGTHCPLFGVAMIASFIEDLVVLVAGTQECTYYVKNFVHNRQKGKDNFYSVITDKHDITFGAENKLREVIKEIDETLNPKGIMVVTTCVLELIGEDVEGLGRVLEEEVNAKILVVPTEHFKCNSHIPGMERSLEKLIGLMEKNRVEEKTVNILGHRQVGIEDTELMQVLAKAGITINSVLPSKCTIEKLKNVSKGALNIVTDFIALPLAKQMKDHFNTPYVYFGKPLSLERIKEKYKAIETILNIGILKQLQDKEEELNRLVIETKERLKDKTFIYGNTPMMAFEVASYLCELGLKPELIQVRELYDNDDLFMEEIKSHRYNPYITKIANIAPMEKVYDELKPNLYIGHENPMNLMKRNIVQITLDDVTKKIGYEVPIYALKKILLSYRQQDEMKKKMMAMSKGGVRHGVV from the coding sequence ATGAGCAAAACATCGGCGTTAGCTAAAGTATCAACCTTAAATGAAGTCAAAAAAAATGAAGATATAACTTCCCTTTCTCATGCAATATTTCCAGGAACCCACTGTCCACTTTTTGGGGTAGCTATGATTGCCTCCTTTATTGAAGATTTGGTTGTGTTGGTAGCCGGTACACAAGAGTGTACGTATTATGTTAAGAACTTTGTGCACAATAGGCAAAAAGGGAAGGATAACTTTTATTCAGTGATAACAGATAAGCATGATATTACTTTTGGTGCTGAAAATAAATTAAGAGAGGTTATAAAAGAAATTGATGAAACACTAAACCCCAAAGGCATAATGGTAGTAACCACCTGTGTATTAGAATTAATTGGTGAAGATGTTGAAGGCTTGGGTAGGGTTTTAGAAGAAGAAGTTAATGCTAAGATATTGGTTGTTCCTACAGAACATTTTAAATGCAACAGTCACATACCTGGAATGGAACGCAGTTTAGAGAAGCTTATTGGTTTAATGGAAAAAAATAGAGTAGAAGAAAAAACAGTTAATATTTTAGGACATAGACAAGTAGGGATAGAAGATACAGAATTGATGCAGGTATTAGCCAAAGCAGGTATTACAATCAATAGTGTTTTGCCATCAAAATGCACCATTGAAAAGTTGAAAAACGTCAGTAAAGGTGCATTAAATATCGTAACAGATTTTATAGCGTTACCTTTGGCAAAACAAATGAAAGACCACTTTAATACCCCTTATGTTTATTTTGGAAAACCTTTATCTTTAGAACGTATAAAAGAAAAATATAAAGCAATAGAAACAATACTAAACATTGGTATTTTAAAACAACTTCAAGATAAAGAAGAAGAATTAAATAGGTTAGTAATAGAAACAAAAGAGCGATTAAAAGATAAGACTTTTATTTATGGCAATACGCCTATGATGGCATTTGAAGTAGCCAGTTATTTGTGTGAATTGGGTTTGAAACCTGAGTTGATTCAAGTTAGGGAACTTTATGACAATGATGACCTATTTATGGAAGAAATAAAAAGCCATAGATACAATCCTTATATTACAAAAATAGCCAATATAGCGCCGATGGAAAAAGTCTATGATGAACTTAAGCCTAATCTTTATATAGGACATGAAAACCCTATGAATTTAATGAAAAGAAATATTGTACAAATTACATTAGATGATGTGACAAAAAAAATAGGTTATGAAGTGCCTATATACGCTCTGAAAAAGATACTGTTATCCTATCGTCAACAAGACGAAATGAAGAAAAAAATGATGGCAATGTCAAAAGGAGGTGTAAGACATGGCGTTGTATAG
- a CDS encoding ABC transporter ATP-binding protein has product MIEAKNLCIAYDSKVIVKDFSFEVNKGSIVSIIGPNGSGKSTILKTISRFLRQKNGVVYLEKEDMSTLNIKKVAQKMSTLSQYNRTPDDITVEDLIYFGRMPHKKWYERKNNEDKNIIDWAMTHTAIDEFKDKRVIELSGGEKQRVWIAMALAQKPKILLLDEPTTYLDVCHQLEVMELVKSLNKELKITVIMVLHDLSQAAKYSDKVVVIKEGDLIAEGSPANILTEELIREVYNVEVFIKKDMTGEFIIHPIGICKDCEMRCHLNEQNIGVS; this is encoded by the coding sequence ATGATTGAAGCAAAAAATTTATGTATTGCTTATGATAGTAAAGTGATTGTAAAAGATTTTTCTTTTGAAGTTAATAAGGGCAGTATCGTTTCTATTATTGGACCTAATGGTTCAGGAAAATCCACTATTTTAAAAACAATATCCAGATTTTTAAGACAGAAAAACGGCGTTGTTTATTTAGAAAAAGAAGATATGAGTACTTTGAATATTAAAAAAGTTGCCCAAAAGATGTCAACACTATCTCAATACAATAGAACGCCAGATGATATAACAGTAGAGGACTTAATCTATTTCGGAAGAATGCCCCATAAAAAATGGTATGAAAGAAAAAATAATGAAGACAAAAATATTATAGATTGGGCAATGACGCATACGGCTATTGATGAATTTAAAGATAAACGGGTTATTGAATTATCAGGTGGAGAAAAGCAAAGGGTTTGGATAGCCATGGCTCTTGCTCAAAAACCTAAAATCTTATTGCTAGACGAACCCACTACTTACCTGGATGTGTGTCATCAGCTAGAAGTGATGGAATTGGTTAAAAGCTTAAATAAAGAATTAAAAATAACCGTCATTATGGTATTACATGATTTGAGTCAAGCGGCGAAGTATAGTGATAAAGTAGTGGTTATAAAAGAAGGCGACTTAATTGCAGAGGGTTCGCCAGCTAACATTTTGACAGAAGAACTGATTAGAGAAGTTTATAACGTTGAAGTATTTATTAAAAAAGATATGACAGGAGAATTCATTATTCATCCTATTGGAATTTGTAAAGATTGTGAAATGAGGTGTCATCTAAATGAGCAAAACATCGGCGTTAGCTAA
- a CDS encoding nitrogenase component 1: MALYRYLPVPSDRMGTLWTLSCIKDAFIIEFGPSGTTHFAMEGMMQLNGDHNANIYTTHINETDISFGNEERLEKAIIEIDQDHHPQYIFVMASSISAIIGTDIKSICFKMQPQAKAKLIPITTGGYNGDYTVGVENTMLTLCKHVVKKEGVKKSKSYNIIGNTIDAYNFLSDVEEIKTLMKEVFQYHIHTTFTAYTSMDEIENALSGAFNLVLRTEGIKGAKYLKDNGDMPFYYGKPYGLEGTMAFIKGIEKQFQLQINETYIQNKMNQINKYLMHYKFVTRELDNKKVALIGDFDIVIGLAGLMEELGLEVDQLLIKHKKNKHTPEELLIRYKDRIHFNQSEKQISMYLEKTPLYLLLSDGSTLKLHNKSEKTLQIANPNFIKHNIYPYTPFVGFNGVLYMIQNLIELEKSIV, encoded by the coding sequence ATGGCGTTGTATAGATATTTACCAGTACCGTCAGATAGAATGGGAACTTTATGGACATTAAGCTGTATCAAAGATGCCTTCATTATTGAATTTGGACCTTCAGGAACAACTCACTTTGCAATGGAAGGAATGATGCAGTTAAATGGTGACCATAATGCCAATATTTACACCACTCATATCAATGAAACAGATATATCTTTTGGTAATGAAGAACGGTTAGAAAAAGCTATTATAGAAATCGACCAAGACCATCATCCTCAATATATATTTGTAATGGCATCTTCTATATCTGCAATAATCGGCACAGATATTAAAAGTATTTGTTTTAAAATGCAACCTCAAGCCAAAGCCAAACTTATACCCATAACAACTGGGGGTTATAATGGAGACTATACAGTAGGTGTAGAAAATACAATGCTAACTTTATGCAAACATGTGGTTAAAAAAGAAGGGGTAAAAAAGAGTAAAAGCTATAATATTATAGGTAATACAATTGATGCTTATAATTTTTTATCAGATGTAGAAGAAATTAAAACCCTTATGAAAGAAGTTTTTCAATACCACATTCATACAACATTTACAGCTTATACTTCTATGGATGAAATAGAAAACGCATTAAGTGGAGCATTTAATCTTGTTCTTAGAACCGAAGGGATAAAAGGTGCTAAGTATTTAAAAGATAATGGGGATATGCCTTTTTACTATGGCAAACCGTATGGTTTAGAAGGAACTATGGCTTTTATTAAAGGGATAGAAAAGCAATTTCAATTGCAAATCAATGAAACCTATATACAAAATAAAATGAATCAAATTAATAAATATTTAATGCATTATAAATTTGTTACAAGAGAGTTAGACAATAAAAAAGTTGCTTTAATAGGTGATTTTGATATTGTCATAGGATTAGCAGGCTTAATGGAAGAATTAGGCTTAGAGGTGGATCAATTGCTCATAAAGCATAAGAAAAATAAACATACACCAGAAGAATTGTTAATAAGATACAAAGATAGAATTCACTTCAATCAAAGTGAAAAACAAATCAGTATGTACTTAGAAAAAACACCATTGTATTTATTATTAAGCGATGGCAGTACATTAAAACTACACAATAAAAGTGAAAAAACATTGCAAATTGCAAACCCAAATTTTATAAAGCATAATATATATCCATATACACCTTTTGTAGGATTTAATGGGGTGCTATATATGATACAGAACCTAATTGAATTAGAAAAAAGCATTGTTTAA
- a CDS encoding MATE family efflux transporter: MATPINNRQNERLGQEKISKLLLSLSLPSIFAMIVNALYNVVDTIFIGQGVGDLGIAGLAIAFPIQMLIMGFGQLIGIGSASAISRNLGAGNQDKAERVLGNSFSSLFFLSGIFAVIGLLFTDFILIVFGATDTILPYARDYVRIIFLGSVFFSFAVNLNNIIRAEGKAKIAMFSMLIGAGLNIILDPIFIFVLDLGIKGAALATIVSQFMSFLFILYFIYSGRSEVKLRLKYLKPDFKITGEVVSVGFSAFAKQSTNSFFSVIVNNTLRIFGGDIAITIFGIINRVLMFLIMPMVGIVHGMQPIVGYNYGAKNMNRVKETIKLTIIIATGFSIVGWINGMLFGNFIIRAFTDNPYIISEGTKVFRIVIALLPLVGVQFVAATLFQALGKALPALILSMLRQFIILAPLVLVLPRLFGLETLGVWLAFPLSDLIAATITIIVLKVQLSKIYNYVNTQ; encoded by the coding sequence ATGGCGACACCTATAAATAATAGACAGAATGAAAGATTAGGACAAGAAAAAATTAGCAAATTATTATTAAGTTTATCTTTACCCTCTATTTTTGCAATGATTGTTAATGCCTTATACAATGTTGTGGATACCATATTTATTGGACAAGGTGTAGGTGACTTAGGCATTGCAGGACTGGCCATTGCATTTCCTATTCAGATGCTGATAATGGGATTTGGACAGTTAATTGGAATAGGATCGGCTTCGGCAATATCAAGGAATTTAGGAGCAGGTAATCAAGATAAAGCGGAAAGAGTTTTAGGCAATTCCTTTTCAAGTTTATTCTTTTTAAGTGGCATATTTGCAGTAATTGGTTTGTTATTTACAGACTTTATTTTAATTGTGTTTGGTGCAACCGATACTATTTTACCTTATGCAAGAGATTATGTAAGAATTATCTTTTTAGGCAGCGTTTTCTTTTCTTTTGCAGTGAATCTTAATAATATCATTAGAGCAGAAGGTAAAGCTAAAATAGCAATGTTCTCTATGTTAATTGGTGCTGGGTTAAATATCATTTTAGATCCAATTTTTATCTTTGTGTTAGACTTAGGTATTAAAGGTGCTGCTTTAGCCACTATTGTATCACAGTTTATGTCTTTTTTATTTATACTTTACTTTATTTATAGTGGAAGAAGTGAAGTGAAATTAAGATTAAAATATTTAAAACCAGATTTTAAAATTACAGGAGAAGTTGTGTCCGTTGGATTTTCTGCTTTTGCTAAACAGTCTACCAATAGCTTTTTCTCAGTAATTGTTAATAACACCTTAAGAATTTTTGGTGGTGACATAGCCATTACAATCTTTGGTATTATTAATCGAGTACTCATGTTTTTAATCATGCCAATGGTGGGTATTGTCCATGGTATGCAACCCATAGTAGGCTATAACTATGGCGCTAAAAATATGAATCGAGTCAAAGAAACCATAAAATTAACCATAATCATTGCTACAGGTTTTTCAATAGTAGGTTGGATTAATGGGATGCTATTTGGTAATTTTATTATAAGAGCCTTTACAGATAACCCTTATATAATCAGTGAAGGAACAAAAGTCTTTAGAATTGTTATCGCCTTATTACCTTTAGTAGGGGTTCAGTTTGTAGCCGCTACATTATTTCAAGCCCTAGGCAAGGCATTACCCGCTTTAATCTTATCTATGCTAAGACAATTTATTATATTAGCACCACTGGTATTAGTATTACCAAGGTTGTTTGGACTAGAAACTTTAGGGGTTTGGTTAGCATTTCCTTTATCAGATTTAATCGCTGCAACCATAACCATTATTGTTTTAAAAGTGCAATTAAGTAAAATTTATAATTATGTCAATACACAGTAA
- the queC gene encoding 7-cyano-7-deazaguanine synthase QueC: MNKKKAVVVFSGGQDSTTCLFWAKEKFDEVIAVTFDYNQKHSLEIECAKEICEKYGIEQHILDLSLLNQLAPNALTRDEIKVDENAPTEGTPNTFVDGRNMIFLTYAAVIAKQKGINNIVTGVSQSDFSGYPDCRDVFIKSLNVTLNLAMGYEFDIHTPLMWIDKAQTWHLAYDLGVLDIIEAETLTCYNGIKGEGCKACPACELRNKGYETFKKSL; encoded by the coding sequence ATGAATAAAAAAAAAGCAGTGGTTGTATTTAGTGGTGGACAAGACAGTACCACCTGTTTGTTTTGGGCAAAAGAAAAATTTGATGAAGTCATAGCCGTTACATTTGACTACAATCAAAAACATAGTTTAGAAATTGAATGTGCAAAAGAAATTTGTGAAAAGTATGGGATAGAACAGCATATTTTGGACTTAAGCTTGTTAAATCAATTGGCTCCAAATGCATTAACGAGAGATGAGATAAAAGTGGATGAAAATGCGCCAACAGAGGGGACACCTAATACATTTGTGGATGGACGTAACATGATATTCTTAACCTACGCCGCTGTTATAGCCAAGCAAAAAGGCATTAATAATATTGTAACAGGGGTTTCTCAAAGTGATTTTAGCGGTTACCCAGATTGTCGAGATGTATTTATTAAATCACTAAATGTAACCCTTAATTTGGCAATGGGCTATGAATTTGATATTCACACCCCTTTAATGTGGATTGACAAAGCTCAAACCTGGCATCTTGCTTATGACTTAGGCGTATTAGATATTATAGAAGCAGAAACATTAACTTGTTATAACGGCATTAAAGGGGAAGGTTGTAAAGCTTGCCCAGCATGTGAATTAAGAAACAAAGGGTATGAAACCTTCAAAAAAAGCTTATAA
- a CDS encoding 2-hydroxyacyl-CoA dehydratase family protein: MKKIGITTTVPIEVLIAANYQPIDLNNVFVTSSNYQEYIEIAEREGFPKSSCAWIKGIYGVCIKEDINEIIGVMEGDCSNTKSLLEVLSLKGIKIHSFSFPHSHSLEDVTNEIQKFMKRFHVEETSVEKIRIQLKGVREKAKKIDELTYKENKVSGFENHLYQISLSDCNGNVESFEQALDDFIKQAQSREKNCKSLRLAYIGVPPMTADLYDYVENYDAQFVYNEVQREFAFPRYDQANTIFEQYYDYTYPYENDYRLAELKKEISKRKIDAIIHYTQAFCHRAIEDIYLKNKLDIPILHIEGDKINTLDARTKLRIEAFLDMILDTKGVKNESIRN, from the coding sequence ATGAAAAAAATAGGTATAACCACAACCGTTCCTATTGAAGTGCTTATCGCCGCTAACTATCAACCCATAGATTTAAATAATGTCTTTGTAACATCTAGCAACTATCAAGAGTATATTGAAATAGCAGAGCGAGAAGGTTTTCCTAAAAGCTCTTGTGCTTGGATTAAAGGCATTTATGGTGTGTGTATCAAAGAAGACATAAATGAGATTATAGGTGTGATGGAAGGCGATTGCTCCAATACAAAATCCTTATTAGAAGTTTTAAGTTTAAAAGGTATTAAAATTCACTCCTTTTCATTTCCTCATAGCCATTCTTTAGAGGATGTGACAAATGAAATACAAAAATTTATGAAACGATTTCATGTAGAGGAAACATCTGTGGAAAAAATAAGAATTCAATTAAAGGGCGTAAGAGAAAAAGCAAAAAAAATAGATGAATTAACTTATAAAGAAAATAAAGTATCCGGATTTGAGAATCATTTGTATCAAATAAGTTTAAGCGATTGTAATGGCAATGTTGAAAGCTTTGAACAAGCATTAGACGATTTTATTAAACAAGCACAAAGCAGAGAAAAGAATTGTAAATCCCTTCGTTTAGCTTATATAGGTGTGCCACCAATGACAGCAGACCTATACGATTATGTAGAAAATTATGACGCTCAATTTGTATACAATGAAGTTCAGAGGGAATTTGCTTTTCCAAGATATGACCAAGCCAATACCATATTTGAACAATATTATGATTATACCTATCCTTATGAGAATGACTATAGATTGGCGGAGTTAAAAAAAGAGATTAGTAAGAGAAAAATAGATGCAATCATTCACTATACGCAAGCATTTTGTCATAGAGCCATTGAAGACATTTATTTAAAAAACAAGTTAGACATTCCTATTTTGCATATTGAAGGAGACAAAATTAATACATTAGATGCTCGAACCAAACTAAGAATAGAAGCCTTTTTAGATATGATTTTAGATACTAAAGGAGTCAAAAATGAAAGTATTAGGAATTGA
- a CDS encoding YddF family protein: MNKKLPVALFNGTVATTNGLYSIEDIDVETAKQHIQENGFISAVGHEATADILSEILEVHIPMNRIQFHQEVGQIAIVFKLNTRPDEGSILNKEEVMKIGYGLKIMKRLS, from the coding sequence ATAAATAAAAAACTACCAGTAGCATTATTTAATGGCACGGTGGCCACAACCAATGGTCTATATTCCATTGAGGATATAGATGTAGAAACAGCAAAGCAACATATACAGGAAAATGGTTTTATATCAGCTGTTGGACATGAGGCAACAGCTGATATACTATCTGAAATATTAGAAGTTCATATTCCTATGAACAGAATACAATTTCATCAAGAAGTTGGACAGATTGCTATTGTATTTAAGTTGAATACAAGACCTGATGAAGGTTCAATACTTAATAAAGAAGAAGTTATGAAAATAGGGTACGGGTTAAAGATTATGAAAAGATTAAGTTGA
- a CDS encoding AAC(3) family N-acetyltransferase encodes MHTKESLIRDLKDMTIDKKGTVLIHSSMKSIGEVDGRADTVLDALSDYMKDGLLALPTHTWSYINSDNPHYYVDDSPSCIGILPEIFRKRPNVIRSLHPTHSVAALGADAKKFVSGDEKFDTPCARGSAYGKLLDRKGTIMLVGVDLIRNTFIHGIEEWVDIPGRLTDDHEQLYTHLRDGHKISVPSRRHCGKSWSLHFWKVNEICLKHKAMYFGRFGDATVRVCDTERLTALITKMLAINPDLFSDNEPLDKALYKDITL; translated from the coding sequence ATGCACACAAAAGAAAGTTTGATAAGAGATTTAAAAGACATGACTATTGATAAAAAAGGAACCGTGTTAATCCATTCCTCTATGAAAAGCATTGGAGAAGTAGATGGGCGGGCAGATACTGTTTTAGACGCTTTGTCTGACTATATGAAAGATGGCTTACTTGCGTTACCTACACATACTTGGTCTTATATTAATTCAGATAACCCTCATTACTATGTAGATGACTCTCCTTCTTGCATTGGTATTTTACCAGAAATTTTCAGAAAGCGTCCTAATGTGATCCGTTCATTACACCCTACTCATTCTGTTGCCGCATTAGGCGCAGACGCAAAAAAATTTGTTAGTGGAGACGAAAAATTTGATACCCCTTGTGCAAGAGGTTCAGCTTATGGCAAACTTTTAGATCGAAAAGGGACCATTATGCTTGTAGGGGTAGATTTAATTAGAAATACTTTTATTCATGGTATTGAAGAGTGGGTAGATATTCCAGGACGCCTTACAGATGATCACGAGCAACTATATACTCACCTTAGAGATGGACATAAGATATCAGTCCCTTCCAGAAGACATTGTGGCAAATCTTGGTCTTTACATTTTTGGAAAGTTAATGAAATCTGTTTAAAGCATAAAGCCATGTATTTTGGAAGATTCGGTGATGCAACGGTTCGAGTATGTGATACTGAAAGATTAACTGCTTTGATTACAAAGATGCTAGCCATTAACCCAGACTTATTTTCTGACAACGAACCATTAGATAAAGCGTTGTATAAAGACATCACTCTATAG
- a CDS encoding ArsR/SmtB family transcription factor: protein MEKNYEAYAKIFKVLSDPKRLKIVDILSCGERCACDILEEFDFTQPTLSHHMKVLMEYGLVKSRKDGLWCYYSLDVTNGNQMVLFLMGVITQTDDCVCKNNCNCK, encoded by the coding sequence ATGGAAAAAAATTATGAAGCTTATGCTAAAATTTTTAAAGTATTATCTGACCCTAAAAGATTAAAAATAGTAGATATACTTTCTTGTGGAGAAAGATGTGCTTGCGATATTTTAGAAGAATTTGACTTTACTCAACCCACTTTATCTCATCATATGAAAGTTTTAATGGAATATGGGTTAGTAAAATCTAGGAAAGATGGTTTATGGTGCTATTACTCATTAGATGTAACCAATGGTAATCAAATGGTTTTGTTTTTAATGGGTGTCATAACCCAGACAGATGATTGTGTCTGTAAAAACAATTGTAATTGCAAATAA
- a CDS encoding MarR family winged helix-turn-helix transcriptional regulator gives MKEQKCNVRIGYLLNKAARMMKYHLEGKLKEIGLTVQQYAVIRDINAYESCDNKEDYLTPAMIAKRLDFNRPTITGILERLESSGWISRAINPTDRRSQFVTITDKAKEKIPELEQCSKETISDALKGLNEDEVNNLVRYLHIIIDNIDGF, from the coding sequence TTGAAAGAGCAAAAATGCAATGTTCGTATTGGCTATTTATTAAACAAAGCAGCACGAATGATGAAGTATCACTTAGAAGGTAAGTTAAAAGAGATTGGTTTAACGGTACAACAATATGCGGTTATTCGGGATATAAATGCTTATGAAAGTTGTGATAACAAAGAAGATTACTTAACACCTGCTATGATTGCTAAAAGATTGGACTTTAACCGACCCACAATAACAGGAATCTTAGAGCGTTTAGAAAGTAGCGGATGGATAAGTAGGGCAATTAATCCAACAGATAGAAGGTCCCAGTTTGTGACCATTACAGATAAAGCAAAAGAGAAAATACCAGAATTAGAACAGTGTAGTAAAGAAACCATTAGTGATGCGTTGAAGGGATTAAATGAAGATGAAGTCAATAATTTGGTTCGATATTTGCATATTATTATTGATAACATTGATGGTTTTTAA
- the queD gene encoding 6-carboxytetrahydropterin synthase QueD — protein MYILRTESSFDSAHFLSNYEGKCKNIHGHRWRVEVEVQSEKLIERGVKKGMVVDFSDFKKDLKQLVDALDHKLIIEKETLKNRTLECLLEEGFEVIQVDFRPTAENFSAYFYNVLEEQGYTVKRATVYETPNNSATYER, from the coding sequence ATGTATATATTAAGAACAGAGTCTAGTTTTGATAGTGCCCATTTTCTTTCAAATTATGAGGGGAAATGTAAAAACATACACGGACATAGATGGCGGGTAGAAGTAGAAGTACAATCAGAAAAACTGATTGAGCGTGGTGTGAAAAAAGGTATGGTAGTAGATTTTTCAGACTTTAAAAAAGATCTAAAACAATTAGTGGATGCCTTAGACCATAAGTTGATTATTGAAAAAGAAACGTTGAAAAACAGAACTTTAGAGTGTTTATTAGAAGAAGGATTTGAAGTGATACAAGTTGATTTTAGACCTACAGCAGAAAATTTTTCAGCATATTTTTATAACGTATTAGAAGAACAAGGGTATACTGTTAAACGTGCTACAGTATATGAAACGCCTAATAATAGTGCAACTTATGAACGATAG
- the queE gene encoding putative 7-carboxy-7-deazaguanine synthase QueE, which translates to MSYKVVEKFISINGEGQRAGQLAVFIRFAGCNLNCSYCDTLWANEKNVDYEVMTLEDIYTYIESTGVKNITITGGEPLLQDNIFDLIKVLTAENELRLEIETNGSVSIKKYYEKLNHPPSFTMDYKLESSQMEDKMNIDNFNVLTQKDTVKFVVGDMKDLIKVKEVIDEYNLTEKTNVYLSPIYGKINYQDMVDFMIENKLNDVSLQLQLHKIIWDPNQKGV; encoded by the coding sequence TTGAGTTACAAAGTAGTAGAAAAATTTATTAGCATTAATGGAGAAGGACAAAGAGCGGGGCAACTTGCTGTTTTTATACGGTTTGCAGGGTGTAATTTAAACTGTAGTTATTGTGATACATTATGGGCAAATGAAAAAAATGTAGACTATGAAGTAATGACTTTAGAAGATATTTATACTTATATTGAAAGCACAGGTGTAAAAAACATAACCATTACAGGTGGTGAACCTTTATTACAAGACAATATATTTGACTTAATCAAAGTGTTGACAGCAGAAAATGAGTTAAGATTAGAAATAGAGACTAATGGAAGTGTTTCTATAAAAAAATATTATGAAAAATTGAATCATCCCCCATCGTTTACAATGGATTATAAATTAGAATCGAGTCAAATGGAAGATAAAATGAATATAGATAATTTTAATGTTCTGACTCAAAAAGATACTGTTAAGTTTGTAGTCGGTGATATGAAGGATTTAATAAAAGTTAAAGAGGTCATAGATGAATACAACTTAACAGAAAAAACCAATGTCTACCTCAGTCCTATTTATGGAAAAATAAACTATCAAGATATGGTAGACTTTATGATAGAAAATAAATTAAATGATGTTTCCTTACAATTGCAACTTCACAAGATTATATGGGATCCTAATCAAAAAGGGGTTTAA
- a CDS encoding acyl-CoA dehydratase activase has product MKVLGIDLGSREVKIVLMEDHTIIQQQKMSTMNFYKNYCIYDKTLKVDIEKLGIKDYEKGISTGYGRNNTDLNTFKAINEIKAHVYGAKYQTQLEEFILLDIGGQDIKIMKVEKGVMTDLELNEKCAASCGRYLENMASVLEISVEELSHYYKEPITLNSTCAVFSESELIGKIAEGVSLEKLCAGVNYSLYQRLRPMLTKFKGNDLVISGGVAYNKGVLEYLKQDYNKIIQLKEPQYNGAIGCCYYGIKYA; this is encoded by the coding sequence ATGAAAGTATTAGGAATTGATTTAGGCAGTAGAGAAGTAAAAATTGTATTAATGGAAGATCATACCATTATACAACAACAAAAAATGAGTACAATGAATTTTTACAAAAATTATTGCATTTATGATAAGACATTGAAAGTAGATATAGAAAAATTAGGCATTAAAGATTATGAAAAAGGTATATCTACAGGTTATGGAAGAAACAATACAGATTTAAATACATTTAAAGCCATTAATGAAATCAAAGCCCATGTATATGGCGCCAAATATCAAACCCAATTAGAAGAATTTATTTTATTGGACATTGGTGGACAAGATATTAAGATTATGAAAGTGGAAAAAGGTGTGATGACGGACTTAGAACTTAATGAAAAATGCGCTGCTTCTTGTGGTAGATATTTAGAAAATATGGCAAGTGTGTTAGAAATATCTGTAGAAGAATTGAGCCATTATTATAAAGAGCCAATTACTCTTAATTCTACTTGTGCGGTATTTTCAGAGTCGGAATTAATTGGAAAAATTGCAGAAGGTGTTTCATTAGAAAAATTATGTGCAGGTGTGAATTATTCTCTTTATCAAAGATTACGCCCTATGCTTACTAAGTTTAAAGGTAATGATTTGGTGATTTCTGGAGGCGTTGCCTATAATAAAGGTGTTTTAGAATATCTTAAGCAAGACTATAACAAGATTATTCAACTAAAGGAACCTCAATACAATGGGGCAATTGGATGTTGTTATTATGGAATAAAATATGCTTAA